The sequence GGTACGGCGCGTCGCGCCCGCGATCTCATCCGCCGCCCGCGCGACGGCGTCTTCGCGCCGGCTGCCGATCACGACGTCGGCCCCGGCTTCGGCGAAGCCCTGCGCGATCGCGCGGCCGATGCCGGCGCTCGCGCCCGACACCACGGCCACGCGGCCTGACAGGTCCACCTGCATACGCGCTCCTCCTCGAGTTTGGTAGGAGGCACACTACATCGTTGGGTTCTTGGCCTCGTCGCGCGCCGCTTCCTCCGGCCGCGGGAGGCGGCGACGCACGGTGGAGGAGTCGGCGCGTACATGGGAAACACCAGACGCGTGCGCGTCCGTATACAGAGCTGTGTGCGACGAGCGATGAGACGGAACACCGCCCTGCGCTGTGCCGCGGTGCTCGCGCTGGCCGCGACCCTCACCGCCGCCCGGGTGCCGCCGGGCGCCGCGCAGGGTCCCGCGGTCGAGGCGCTGGCGCCGGTTTCGGTCACGGGCGGCCCAGCCACGGTCGACACGCTGCGGCTCGCCATCACGACGTCCGCCCGGCTCGCGCTGGGGTTTCAGCCGTCCGCCGTCGTCCGGGTCGCGCAGACCCAGCCCGCGTTGGTGCCGCTCGACGCGTCCGCGGCCGAAACGGTGCTCGCCGGGCTGACCGTCCACGCGCCCGGGATGCCGCCGGCGACCCGGCTGGTCCGGGTCGCGCTGACCAACGCGATCATCCCCTGGAACGACGCCGAGATCCTGCTCGTCAGCAACAGTCCGGAGACGATCCCCTTCGGCAAGGTCCTCTACACCGGTGCGCTGTCGTCGGGGCAGACCGTCCGCCTCTTGTTCCACCATCAGAACGGCTCGAAGGCCCAGCACATGTTCATCACGGTGACGCTCAGCAACCCCGCCCGCGACGCGGTGTCGCTGTGGGTCCAGGGCGCCGCCGGCGCGCCGTCGCAGGAGGAGGTCACGCCGGGCCACGACGCCGCCCGGACGTTTCTCGACGAGTACGCCCATCACGCCGGCTTTCTGGTCCGTCTGCCGGGCAACACAACCGTGCCGCTGTTTGTCGAAGACCTGCCGCCGCTCGGCATCACAAGCGGGATCGCGCAGTTCGGTCTGCTCGATGGCGACCGCGTGAACGTCCAGGTGGCGGCGCGGCTCGCGGACGAAGGAGAGCCGCCGACGATGAGCTTCGCGCCGGACTTCGACCGCGTGCATCAGCGCGGGGCGTTCGTCCGGCCGCAGATCGGACGGACAATGACCTATTCGGTCGGCGGCCCGCCGGTGATGATGGTGCTCGCCGCGGATGCCGACCTGCTGCACGAAGGGCAGACCGGGGCGCTGCTGCAGGGCAACTACGGCGTCGTCTACCGGTTCAACGTCGACGTCGTCAACGCGACCTCGTCACCGGCCGCGGCGGCGCTCGTCCTGCACGCGGACGGCGGGCAGGCCCGCGGGACGTTCGTGATCGGCGAGCAGGTCGTCGAAAGCCAACTCGTGCAGCCGAATGCGCCGCAGGTCGTCGCCACCTTCCCGCTGCGGCCGCAGACGCGCCGCACGATTCGAATCCTCACCGTCCCGGAGAGCGGGTCGAACTACCCGGTGCGTCTCACCCTCGGCGCACCGTGATGCCGGCCACGCCGGTCGTCCCGTCTGACGCAGGACCTCCGGCCGCGAAGCGCCCTCCTGCCCCGGCCGAGGCGGGACCTCTGACCGGCGCGTCCAGGATCGTGCTGAAGGTCGGCACCACCACCTTGACCGGCGGCGGGCCCGTCGTCGACGCCGGCCGCATCACCGCCGTGGCCGAGGACGTCGCGGCCGCGGTTCGGCAGCGCCGGCAGGTGCTGCTCGTCTCGTCCGGCGCGATCGCCACCGGCGCCGGGCTGCTCGGCCGCAGGCGGCCCCGGCGCCTCGTGGAAAAGCAGGCGTTGTCCGCGGTCGGCCAGCCGGTGCTGATGCAGCGGTACGGGGCGGCGTTTGACCGCCTCGGACTGCGCGCGGCGCAGATTCTGCTCACGCGCCAGGACTTCGCCGACCGCCGGCGCTACGTGAACGCGCGTCTCACGCTGCTTGCGCTGCTCGCCGACGGCGTCGTCCCCGTGATCAACGAGAACGATACGATCGCGACCGAGGAGATTCAGATCGGCGACAACGACACTCTCTCGGCGCTCGTGGCCAGCCTCGTCGGCGCCGACCTGCTCGTGATGCTCTCGGACGTCGAAGGCCTCATGACCGCGGATCCGCGGCGGCAGCGCGCCGCCCGGCTGATCCCCACCGTGGAGCGGATCGACGCGCAGATCGTCCGGGTGGCGCGCCGGACGATGACCCCGCAAGGCGTGGGCGGCATGGCCACGAAGATCGACGCGGCCCGCATCGCGACCGAGTCAGGGGTGGCGACGGTGGTCACCGGCGGATCCGTGGAGCGCCCCCTCACCCGCCTGCTCGCGGGCGAACGGCACGGCACCCTATTTCTGCCGGCCGGCCGGTTCTCCGGCCGCGGACGCTGGCTCGCTTTCGGGCTCGTCGCGCGCGGCACGCTCGTCGTCGACGACGGCGCCGGCGCGGCGCTGCGCCGCGGCAAGAGCCTCCTGCCGGCCGGCGTGGTCCGGATCGACGGGACGTTCGACGCCGGGGAGGCCGTCACGATCGCCGACGGCCGCGGGCAGGAGCTGGCCCGCGGGCTCGTCAACTACTCCAGCGCGCATCTCGCCAAGATCCGGGGACGCCGGACCTCCGAGATCGCGCGGGTGCTCGGCGAGCGGACCCACGACGAGGTCGTGCACCGCGACAACCTGGTGGTGACGGCGGAACGGTGAGCATCCCGTCTGAGGCCCGGGGACGAACGGCGGCGGTCGTCGGCGTGGAAGCGCAGGCCCGCGGCGCGCGTGAGGCGGCGCGCACGCTGCACCACGCGTCCGACGAGGCGCGCCGGGCCGGCCTCGCCGCCATCGCCGCGGCGATCCGGTCGCAAGCGCCGGCGATCTTGGAGGCGAACGGCCGGGACCTCGCGTCGCTCGGGGATCGTCCGGCGGCGTTTCGCGACCGGCTGACGCTGACCCCCGGCCGCGTCGAGCAGCTCGCGCGCGCGCTGGAGGAGATCGCCGCGCTCACCGATCCGGTCGGCGCCGCGGTCGATGTGCGCGCGCGGCCGAACGGCATGGAAGTCCGGCGGGTGCGCGTGCCCATCGGCGTCGTCGCGATGATCTACGAGTCGCGCCCCAACGTGACGGTGGACGCCGCGGGGCTCTGCCTTCGCTCGGGCAACGCGGTCATCCTCCGCGGCGGCGCGGAATCCCGCCACTCCGACGAAGCGCTGGGACAGGCGATCGCGGCCGGGCTGCGCGCGGCGGGGCTCCCCGAGGCCGCGGTCACCCTGCTCGCCCGCCGCGACTACGACGCGATCCGCGAACTCGTGCGTCTCGACGGCTTGGTCGACCTGGTCATCCCGCGCGGCGGCCCGGCGCTGATCCGGCTCGTCGTCGAGCACGCCCGCGTCCCCGTGTTGAAGCACGACCGCGGCGTGACGCACGTGTTTGTCGACCGCGACGCCGACCTCGAGATGGCCGTGCGGCTCGTCGTCAACGCCAAGACCAATCGTCCCAGCACGTGCAACGCGCTGGAGAAGGTCCTGATCGACGCGCCGGCGTCGCCGCGGGTCATCCCGCCGCTCGTCGCCGCGCTGCGGACGGCCGGCGTCGAGGTGCGCGGCGACGCCGAGACCCGCCGGTGGGCGCCCGACGTCACGCCGGCGACGGACGAGGACTGGGACGCGGAGTATCTGGACCTGACACTGGCGATTCGGGTGGTCGACGGATTGGACGCGGCCGTCGAGCACATCGGGCGGCACGGGACCGGCCTCGCCGATGCGATCGTGACGCGAGACCGCGCCCGCGCCGAGCGGTTCGTGCGGGAGGTCGACAGCGCCGCAGTGCTGGTCAACGCGTCCACGCGGCTCGTGGACGGCGGCGAATTCGGGCTGGGCGCGGAGGTCGGCATCAGCACCAACCGCCTTCACGCGCGCGGGCCGATGGGCCTGGAGGACCTGACGACGACAAAGTGGATCGTCTGGGGCACGGGACAGACCCGTGCCTAGTCAGGGCCGCCGCAAGATCCCCGCGTTCGCGGCCAGCACGGCCAGGAGCTTGACCCCGAAGTACGCCATCGCGAGTCCGCAGGCCAGGTTGATCCATCGGTAGAAGCGCGCCGATAACCATCTCCGTCCCCATGCGATCATGCCGGCCATGAAAAAACACCAGGCAATACACGCCAGCATGAACGCGATGAAGAAGATCACGAGCAGGTGTAGCCGGTGCACGACTCCCAGGGCGGCCACGGCGCCGCCGCCGACGCCAAGCCAGAACGCGATGTTTTGCGGGTTCGACAGCGACAACGCGGCACCGGCCGCAAAGTCGCCGCCGGAGGCGGGCCGGCGGGCCGTAGGCAGCGCGCCCGCCCACGCCTCCCGGAGCGCGTGCCACGCCAGGTAGAACAGCAGGAGAACGCCGAGGGCGGTGAGGCCGGTCGCAACCGGCCGATACACCGCGAGGTACGCGACTCCGGACAGCGCGAGCGCGGCCCAGGTGGCATCGCCGACGAGCGAACCGAGCTCCGTCAGCAGCGCGCCGGCGAATCCGCGGCGGACGCCTCGCCGGAGGGCTTCAGCCATGACCGCGCCGGGCGGCGCGCAGAAGACCACGCCGAGCGCGAAGGCGGTCCAGAAAACGGCTGGGGTCGCCAAACGATCGTCAGGACAGCGGGCCGGCCGAGCCGCCCAGCGCCGTGATCGTCTCGAGGCCCACCTCGATCAGGCTGTCCGCGACGAGGTCCGCGGCCGAAAAATCCATCCCGCGGGTCAGCGCCGACGGCACGGCGATGCACCGCATGCCCGCCGCCTTGGCGGCGCGTACGCCGGACTCGCTGTCCTCGATCGCGACGCACGCCCATTCCGCGACCCCCAGCCGCTCCGCGGCCAGGCGATAGACGTCCGGCGCCGGCTTCGCCCGCGGCACCTCGTCGCCGCCGGCCACGGCGTCGAACTTGTCCGCCAGCCCGAGCCGCTCGAGCAACTCGCGGACCCGCTCGCGCCGCGACGACGAGGCCACGGCCGTCCGGAGCCGGTGGGCGCGGACGCTCTCCAGCAGGGCCACGACGCCCGGCAGCGGCGTGAGAAACGCCGGCTGGAGACGGTCGTGGTGATCCTGCCACAGCGCGCGGGCGGCCTCCGGCGCCATCGGACTGCCGGGCTCTCGAAAGCGGCCGAGCGGATCGAACGGGCTGTCGTTCCTGCCGATGTTGCGGCGCCACGACTCGACCGGAAACGGCCAGCCGTGGCGCGCGTGCACCGCCTGCCATGCCAGAAACTCCGGCGTCTCGCTGTCGACGATGAGGCCGTCCATGTCGAAGATGACGGCGCGGACTCCGGCGGTCATGCTCGGGTTCGGCGCGGTCACGGCCGCACGAACGTCTCCGACACCGCCGGACCCTGCCAGGCGACCGGCACCCCGCCGACCGTCCCGCGAAGGGTCGCGTCGCCGCGCAGCTGTAAAAAGATGGGGGTGCCCCGCGACGTCCCGGTCGCGTTCGGGGATCCGAGCGGCCGGCCGCCGAGCGCGTCTACGACCCTGATCCGAACCGTCGCCGTATCCGGACCGCTGGCCGCCCGGATGGTGACGTCGGACGGCGCCGGCACCCGGCGGCCGTCCACCAGCGGTCCCGGCCGCCAGCCGGCGTAGATGACGTCCGTGATCGGGAGCGCGCCGACGAAGCCCCCCTGCTCCCGCGCGGACGACGCGGCGGCGCCGGCGGAGCGCCAGAGAAACATCGTGGCCCGCGTCCCGCTTCCGTCACCGGCAGGAGACCGCACCGCGGACGCGCCGCCCGGAAGATGGACGTTCGCGTACACGAGCGCGCCCGCGTCGCTTGATGCCTGCCCCCAGTCCCAGGACACGCCGCCCCACGTACCCCAGTTGTGGTCGTGGAAGGCCGGCGCGTTCGTCAGCGTGAGGATACGGCCGCCCGCCTGGATGGTCCCGTCGGCGCGTCCGCGGGCCACCGGCACGACATATCCGCTGACGACGCTTCCGAGCCGCAGCTCCGTCGCCGGCAGCGCGAAGCCGCGATCCGGCCGGATCGTGAGACGGACCCGGAGGCGTGGGTCGTCGACCGCGAGGTGGTATCCGGCCGCGTCGGCCGAGAGCCGGGCCGGCCCGACGTGCTGCTCGGCGGTCGCGGTGGAGATGTCGCCCGGCAGCAGCACGCTCGGCAGGAAGACGTCCTGGACCGGCGCCCCGGGCAGCTTCACCCGGGCCAGCACCACGCCCAGCGGATCCGCGCCGGTCATGAGCGTCAAATAGGCGTATCCGCCGGTCGCCGGATCGAGCACGTTGAAATAATCCCATTCCACCCACGCGGCCCGCGCTCGTGCCGGCCGGCTCGGAGCGGCCCCCGTCCCGGCGGGAGGCCGGGGCGCGGCCGGAGGTCCCGCGTCGGACGGGGCCGGCGCTTGATGGAAGTGATCGAGGCGGTCCGCAAGCGACGCGGGCGGCGGGTTCAGCCACGTCTTGTCCGCCGCGCTGTCGGTCCCGTCCGTGACGGCGCGCGCGGCGTGGGCCTGCGTATCCAGCGACGGAATCCCGGCCGAGGCGTCCGCCGTCACCACGCGTCCGCGGGCGCGCACGTACAGCAACCGGGACGAGATCTGCGGGGCCGCGGCGATCACGTCGCGGCGGAACCGCGGGCCCTCGAGGACCTCGCGCACGAGAAAGCCGGCGTTGGGCACGGTCAAGAACATGCCCGTCACCCCGTTGACCTTGATGACCGCGGGGTCGATCCCCTCGGGCAGGACGACCACGTCCCCGCCCGCGACGAGGTTGCGGTCCTTCGCTTCGAGCAGCAGCGCGTCGCCGACCGAGAGCAGCGCGATCATGATCGCCACGCCGATGCCGTAGCCGAGCAGCAGCAGCGTGGACCGCCACGGCCGATCCAGCAGCGCCCGCCGGGCGACCAGCCACGCCGCGGGCGTCATACGACCACGCCGTTTCGCATGCGGAGCCGCAGATCGGCGAGCGCCGCCAGTTCCACGTTGTGGGTCACGACCACCACCGCGCAGCCGTCCTGCGTCGCGTCGCGCAGCAGGCGGATGATCTCGCGTCCCGTCTCGTCGTCGAGCTCGCCGGTCGGCTCGTCCGCGAGCAGCAGCGCCGGGCGGTTGGCGAGCGCCCGGGCGATGGCCACGCGCTGCATCTCGCCGCCGCTTAACTGTCCGGGCCGGTGCGCGGCGCGGCCGGCGAGGCCCATCCGCTCGAGCAGCGCCGCCGCCCGCGCGCGCCGCGCACCGGCGGGCACGCCGGCTTCGAGCATCGGCAGCATCACGTTCTCTTCGGCGGTCAGCATCGGCAGCAGAAAGAACCGCTGGAAGACGAAGCCGACGTGCGCGAGGCGCACCCGGGCGAGTTGGGCGTCGGGGAGCGCGTGCGTCGGCTGTCCCAGCAGCGTCACGGTTCCGCTCGTGGGCAGGTCGACGCCGCCGAGCAGATGCAGGAGCGTGGACTTGCCGCAGCCGCTCGGACCGACGACCGAGATCATACGGGCCGCGTCCACGGTCAGACTGACCCCGCGCAGGGCGTGCACGGTGTCGCCGGCCGTCCGGTACTCTTTCGTGACCGCCGCCGCCACGACGACCGCGGCGTCGCGGCGCGGGCCGGCCGCTTCTGGGCCTGCGGTGCGGGCCGAAGATGTCCCTCCCGCCGCAGGCGACGTCTTCACGAGAGGACCTCCGCGTGCAGGGTGGCCGCGACCGCGGTCCTCGACGCGACCGCGGCCGGATACAGACCGGCGACGGCGCCGGTGGCGGTGAGGAGCATCACCGTTCGCGCCGCGGCCGCCGGCGTCAGCACGAAGAAGTGGAGATCGACCGGCAGCCCCGGCGCCTGCCTCAGGATCGCGTCGAGGTAGCGCGCGATGACCAGCCCGAGCACGAACGTGCCGGGCAGGCTCGCCACGCCGAGGGCCATCCCTTCCAGCACGACGAGGGCCGCGATCCGCGCGCGCGTGAATCCGATCGCCCGCAGCATCGCGATTTCACCCAGGCGCTCGGCGACCGAAAGCGTGACGATCGCGGTAATGAGCAGAAATGACACGGCCACGCTGAGCGATC comes from bacterium and encodes:
- a CDS encoding HAD family hydrolase gives rise to the protein MTAPNPSMTAGVRAVIFDMDGLIVDSETPEFLAWQAVHARHGWPFPVESWRRNIGRNDSPFDPLGRFREPGSPMAPEAARALWQDHHDRLQPAFLTPLPGVVALLESVRAHRLRTAVASSSRRERVRELLERLGLADKFDAVAGGDEVPRAKPAPDVYRLAAERLGVAEWACVAIEDSESGVRAAKAAGMRCIAVPSALTRGMDFSAADLVADSLIEVGLETITALGGSAGPLS
- a CDS encoding SDR family NAD(P)-dependent oxidoreductase — protein: MQVDLSGRVAVVSGASAGIGRAIAQGFAEAGADVVIGSRREDAVARAADEIAGATRRT
- a CDS encoding glutamate-5-semialdehyde dehydrogenase, with amino-acid sequence MSIPSEARGRTAAVVGVEAQARGAREAARTLHHASDEARRAGLAAIAAAIRSQAPAILEANGRDLASLGDRPAAFRDRLTLTPGRVEQLARALEEIAALTDPVGAAVDVRARPNGMEVRRVRVPIGVVAMIYESRPNVTVDAAGLCLRSGNAVILRGGAESRHSDEALGQAIAAGLRAAGLPEAAVTLLARRDYDAIRELVRLDGLVDLVIPRGGPALIRLVVEHARVPVLKHDRGVTHVFVDRDADLEMAVRLVVNAKTNRPSTCNALEKVLIDAPASPRVIPPLVAALRTAGVEVRGDAETRRWAPDVTPATDEDWDAEYLDLTLAIRVVDGLDAAVEHIGRHGTGLADAIVTRDRARAERFVREVDSAAVLVNASTRLVDGGEFGLGAEVGISTNRLHARGPMGLEDLTTTKWIVWGTGQTRA
- the proB gene encoding glutamate 5-kinase, producing the protein MLKVGTTTLTGGGPVVDAGRITAVAEDVAAAVRQRRQVLLVSSGAIATGAGLLGRRRPRRLVEKQALSAVGQPVLMQRYGAAFDRLGLRAAQILLTRQDFADRRRYVNARLTLLALLADGVVPVINENDTIATEEIQIGDNDTLSALVASLVGADLLVMLSDVEGLMTADPRRQRAARLIPTVERIDAQIVRVARRTMTPQGVGGMATKIDAARIATESGVATVVTGGSVERPLTRLLAGERHGTLFLPAGRFSGRGRWLAFGLVARGTLVVDDGAGAALRRGKSLLPAGVVRIDGTFDAGEAVTIADGRGQELARGLVNYSSAHLAKIRGRRTSEIARVLGERTHDEVVHRDNLVVTAER
- a CDS encoding ABC transporter ATP-binding protein; amino-acid sequence: MKTSPAAGGTSSARTAGPEAAGPRRDAAVVVAAAVTKEYRTAGDTVHALRGVSLTVDAARMISVVGPSGCGKSTLLHLLGGVDLPTSGTVTLLGQPTHALPDAQLARVRLAHVGFVFQRFFLLPMLTAEENVMLPMLEAGVPAGARRARAAALLERMGLAGRAAHRPGQLSGGEMQRVAIARALANRPALLLADEPTGELDDETGREIIRLLRDATQDGCAVVVVTHNVELAALADLRLRMRNGVVV
- a CDS encoding LysE family transporter, which produces MATPAVFWTAFALGVVFCAPPGAVMAEALRRGVRRGFAGALLTELGSLVGDATWAALALSGVAYLAVYRPVATGLTALGVLLLFYLAWHALREAWAGALPTARRPASGGDFAAGAALSLSNPQNIAFWLGVGGGAVAALGVVHRLHLLVIFFIAFMLACIAWCFFMAGMIAWGRRWLSARFYRWINLACGLAMAYFGVKLLAVLAANAGILRRP